A stretch of DNA from Catenulispora acidiphila DSM 44928:
CCATACCCTTGCCGATCATCCAGCGTTATCTGAACTTTCAACTTTCCGTATCGTTGGACCTGTTCGGATCGGAGCGGTCGACCAACGCCGGGACGTATTTCAGCGCCGGGGTGAAAGGGCGCTGGCAGGAGACGCGGCGCGACGACGACCACGTTCTGATCGGCGCCGAGCGTCCGATGACAGTGGTCGAAGACGGACGACTGACGGCGAAGGCCGTGCCGCTGCTCAATGCCCTGAATCTCGACCTGCGCGACGAGTACATCGCCGACTGCGCGCGCGGTGTGAAGCGCTGGAACCAGGTGTTGGCGGAAGCAGGTCTCGCGCAGCGGCTGTCGCTGCCGCATGAGGGATTCCATCGCAAGGTCGGCGCCTACGCCGGTCACCACATCAGCCCGGACGGCGAAGTCCTCGACGCCGCGACCTGGCAGGAGCGCTCGAAGGACTGGCTGCCGACGCCCGAGGACCGCGCGGCGGTCGCCTCGCTGATGCAGCCGGAGTACGAGCCGGGCCGCTTCGCCGCCTGGATCGCCCCGCCGCGCACCGGCATCAACGAGCAGCCGGTCGAGTTCGACTACGTGCACCTGGCTGAGGAGGGCATCGGATGACCGGCGGGGAGGTTGATATCGCAACCGATATCGACATCGACTTCGACACCGCGCCGGATCAATATCGGCACTGGACGCTGCAGATCGACGGCGCCGTGGCGACGCTCCGGCTGGCCGTCGCCGAGGACGGCGGGCTGCTGCCGGGGTACGCGTTGAAGCTGAACTCCTACGACCTCGGCGTCGACATCGAGCTCTACGACGCCGTGCAGCGCCTGCGGTTCGAGCATCCCGAGGTCCGCGCCGTGGTGATGACCGGCGGCTTGGAGCGGATGTTCTGCGCCGGGGCGAACATCAGGATGCTGGCTCAGTCCTCGCACGCGTGGAAGGTGAACTTCTGCAAGTTCACCAACGAGACGCGGTGCGGCATCGAGGACGCGACTGCGCACTCCGGACAGACGTGGATCGCCGCCGTCAACGGACCGGCGGCCGGCGGCGGATACGAGCTGGCGTTGGCGTGCGAGCACATCGTGCTGGTCGACGACGGGTCCACGACCGTGTCGTTGCCGGAGGTGGCGTTGCTGGGCGTCCTGCCGGGGACCGGAGGGCTGACGCGGCTGACCGACAAGCGGCACGTTCGGCGCGATCGCGCGGACGTCTTCGCGACCAAGACCGAAGGCTTCCGTGGGGCGACCGCACTGGAGTGGGGACTGGTCGACGCGGTCGCTCCGCCGGCGCGGTTCTCGGCAGAGGTCGCGCGGGTCGCGGACGACGCGGCGCGGCGGTCGCGCCGGGCTCGGGTGGGGATGGGTGTGGGAGTGGGAGTGGCGAGCGCGGTCGGACCTGAGAAGGGCGTCATGCTGACGCCGTTGGCGCGGGTCGTGGACGAGGACTCGCTGACGTATCCGTATCTGGCAGTGGAGATCGATCGGTCTGCGCGGCGTGCGGACTTCACCTTGCTCGGTCCGAGCGACGCGCCGCCCGCCGACGTGCACGCTCAGGGTCCTGATTACTGGCCGCTGGCGCTGACCCGCGCGCTCGACGACGCGATCCTGCGGCTGCGGACGAACGAGCCGGAGATCGGCACGTGGGTAGTGCGGACGCGCGGATCGATCGACGCGGTGGCGGCGTACGACGCGCAGCTGACCACGCTGGCCGACGACTGGTTCGTCAACGAGGTACGGCACTACTACAAGCGGACGCTCAAGCGCTTGGACATGACGAGCCGGAGTCTGGTGGCGGTCATCGATCCGGGGAGCTGCTTCGTCGGACTGCTGCTGGAAACGGCGCTCGCTGCGGACCGGCAGTACATGCTCGATGGCGTGTATGAGGATGTTGATCCAGACGCCGCGCCCGCAGCTTTGGTGGTGACGGCTTCGAATCTGGCGGCGTGGCCGATGGCGAACGGTCTGAGCCGCCTGGCGACGCGCTTTTCAGGGCACGAAGGCGGGCTGGAAGCGGCGGCGCATGTGGGGGAACGGCTGAACGCCGACGCGGCGGTGGAGTTCGGTCTGGTCACCTATGCGCTCGACGATCTGGACTTCGAGGACGAGCTCCGTCTGGCGCTGCAGGAGCGGGCGGCGCTGTCGCCGGATGCGTTGACCGGTATGGAGGCGAACCTGCGCTTCCCCGGACCGGAGACGATGGAGACGAAGATCTTCGGTCGGCTGACCGCGTGGCAGAACTGGGTGTTCGTGCGGCCGAACGCTTCGGGTGCGGACGGTGCGCTGTCGCGGTACGGATCGGGAGTCGTGGCGGAGTTCGATCATCGGCGGGTGTGACTGAGCGCTGTTATCGAGCAGTCGAGGCGATTACTCGCCGTTGAGAGCGGCCCATTCCCGTTGTGCCTTCTCGTGCCACTCCGCGTGCCGTGCGTGGAAGACCTCGACCGCCTTCGCGCCGGTCCAGTCGGCGGGCAGGAGTTCGCGGGGGAGGCGGGGGTCGAGGAAGGGGAAGCGGCGCCATTCGTGGACCAGGCGGGTCTGCGTGCGCAGGGTCGCCGCGTCGGTGTCGGGCGTCAGGGCGCCGAAGGCGCTGACGAACGCTTCGTATTCGGCTTCCAGGGTGCTGAGATCCCAGGCGCGCGCGACCATCGCGGCCAGGCTGCCGATGCTGCCGTGCGCCGCGGTGAACGACATCGCGCCCTGATCCAGGTCCAGGTCGCGCAGGACTTCGCGGGCTTCGTCCTCGCGCGCCGGGTCCGGGTTGATCCAGACGCCGGGGTCCGCGGTGCCGAAGCCGGCCCAGGTGAGGCGGGTTCGGAGGCGGTGGCGCAGGTCGCGGCGGGTTTCGGGGACCGTGACCAGGAGCATCAGCCAGCGGCCGTCCCAGGCCGGTGTCGTGCGTCCGAAGCTGAAGATGCGCTCGGCGCCTTCGGTCAGCAGCTGCCGTCCTTCGGGGGTGAGGGACCAGCGCACGCGGCGGCTCACGCGCTCGGTGGTGATCCAGCCTTCCGCGGAGGTGCGGGCCAGGGCTTGGCGTGCGGCCTTCTCCTCGACGCCGTCCGCGCTCAGGGCTTCGATGATGGTCGAGGTCCACGTGGGGCGTTCGTGGGGGAGGACGTACTCGCCGAGCAGTGTCATCAGCAGTGAACGCGCACTGAACGTGGTGGTCTCGCGACGCCGGGTGACGCGCGGCGATGCCTCGGACCCCTCCATGACGCACCACGGTACCGGTGCCGGTCATCCATTCCGTGGCTGACCAGTCTTGACGCCCGTCACGTCCATCACTTTTCATGTTTCGAACACATGGGTCGCTCATGACCCGTACTCGACGGGTAGGGAGGCGGTAGTCGCGTATGACCGAAATCCTGACGCGCACGGCTTCCGCCCCTGCTCCCGGCAAGCCCGCGCTCGCGCGTTCGCTGGGTCTGGTCGGCGCGGTGCTGCTCACGCTGTCGTGCCTGACTCCGGCGAGCTCGCTGTTCGTGATCGTCCCGGGTCTGTTCGCGACGCAGGGCACCGGTACGGCGCTCACGCTGGCGATCGCCGGTGTGCTGTGCGTCGGCGTCGCCTTCTGCTACTCCGAGCTCGGGACCTTGATTCCCTCGGCCGGCGGCGAGTACGCGATGGTCGGCTCGCTGCTGGGGCGGGTGTCGGGGTGGCTGACGTTCTTCCTGGCCGGGGTCGCGGCTTTCATCATTCCGCCGATCATCGCCATCGGGACCGGGGAGTATCTGCACGCGGCGATTCCGGCGCTTCCGGCCAGCGGGGCTTATAGCGGCGCGTTCGTGATGGCGGTGTCGACGATCATGGGTGTCTTCGATCTGCGCGCCAATGCTTGGATCACCGGGGTGTTCCTGGTGCTGGAGGTGATCGCCGCCGGCGTGGTGGCGGTGCTCGGGTTCGCGCACACGCATCAGGGCGCCGGCGTGCTGATCCATCCGGTCGTCTCCGATGGGCAGCACACCGGGGCGCTTCCTTTCGGGACCGTCATGGTCGGGCTGGCTGTCGCTTTGTTTGCCCTGCAGGGTTTCGCGACGGCTGTCTACCTCTCGGAGGAGATCCAGGAGCCACGCCGCAATGTTTCGCGGGCGGTGCTGTGGACGCTCGGGCTCGGCGCGGTGGTGGTGATCGTGCCGACCGTCGCCATCACGGTGGGTGCGGGCAGCGCTGATGCGTTGACCGGGGCGAACTTCGATCTGATCGGGATGGTCAAGGGCTGGAGTGATTCGGCGGTCGGTGCCTTCGTCGCGCTGTGCGTTGCCGCGGCGATTGTGAACGCGGCGATCGTCATGGTGATTCAGAACTCGCGGATCCTGTTCGCCTCGGCGCGGGACAAGGCGTGGCCGGAGCCGGTGAACCGGGCTTTGGGGACGGTGTCCGGGCGGTTCGGGGCGCCGTGGGTCGCGACACTGGCGGTCGGGGCTCCGGGGACGGCGCTGTGCTTCGCGCCGGTCGACACGCTGAACGGGATCACCGGGGTCGCGGTGACCGGGCTGTATCTGATCGTCGCGGTCGCGGCGCTGGTCGGGCGGCGCGGGGCGCACCGGGCGAAGAGCGCGTGGCGGATGCCGTGGTGGCCGGCGGTGCCGATTCTGGTGGTGGGCAGCCTGGTCGGGGTGTTGTTCGAACTCTGGCGTACTCAGCCATCGGACCTGTACTGGACGCTCGGGGCGACTGCGGCGGCGGCGCTGTACTGGGTGCTCTACCTGCGGCCGCGGGCTGCGACCCGGTGGCTGATCGACGCCGACCCGGGGCGGTAGCCGCCGAATACTGGGAACTCCAGGAACTGGGAAAACCCATTCCGGGAGATAGTCGGCTCGCTACGATGCGTAGCTATGGCGGACGACGATCAGGTGGACGCCGGGGCCGAAGCGCTGGCCGCCCGGATGCTCGAGCGCACCGAGGAGTTCGCGGCGGCCGTCACCGCTCGGATCACCGCCCTGGTTCCCGTCTACGCCGAACGGGTGTCGCCCGCGGACTTGCGCCGCTCCGTCGTCAGCCACTTCCGGGTGATCTTCGACGGGCTGCTGGACCCGGCGCTGGACGGGAACGCGCCGGCCGACCTGGCGGGGCGCGCGCGTGCGGCCGAGGGCGTGCCGATGTCGGCGGTGTTCGAGGCGTACCAGATCTCGCTGGCCTACATCTGGGAGCACCTGGCCGAGGCGGCCGAGCGCGACGAGGTCGCGCCGCGGGTCGCGCTGCGTGCCGCCTCCGCGCTGTGGCGGCGGCTGTCGGGGTTCACCGACGTGATGGCGGACAGCTACCGCGCGGAGCTCTCGGCGCGCATCCGCAGCGAGGAGCAGCGGCGCTCGGCGCTGATCCAGGCGCTGCTGGAGGGACACCTGTCCGAGCCGCAGGTGTGGGAGGCCGCCGACGCCCTGCGGCTGCCGCATCAGGGCCCGTACGTGGTGATCGCCGCACGCGTGGCCGGCGCCGGCGAACACGGCCTGACCCGCGGCATGGAGGAAGGGCTCCAGCGCCAGAGCATCACCTCGGCGTGGCGGCTGCTGCACGACGTCGAGATCGGCCTGGCGAGCCTGCCCCGCCCCGCGGACCAACTGGACGTGCTGATCGAGGCGCTGGCAGCCGGCAGCGTGGGCCGCGTCGGCATCAGCCCCCTCTACGACGATCTCACCGGCACCTCCCAAGCCCTGCGCCTGGCCCGCATCGCCCTGCGCGGCGCCGCCAGCCCCGGCAAGGTGGTGGTCTTCGGCCGCGACTCCCTGTCAGTGGCAGCCGCCAGCGCCCCGGACGTGATGGCCCGCCTGTCCCGCGCGATCTTCGCCGGCCTGGACACCATGCCCGCCGAAGACCGAGCCATCCTGCTGGACACCTTCGGCGCCTGGCTCGACCACGGCGGCTCCGCCGACGAGGCGGCGCGCAAGCTCTATGTGCACCCGAACACGGTGCGATACCGCCTACGCCGCCTGGAGGAGCGCACGGGGCGCACGCTGTCGGACCCGCGCCATGTGGCCGAGCTGAGCTTGGCGTTCGAGGTCGATCGGGGACGGGTCGCGCTGCTGGCGGAGGGGGACGGCGAGAGCCGGAGTGGCGGGCGCTGAGGTCTGATGGGCTGGCGGCGGCAAGCACAAGATCGCGGGCGGTGATGAGCTGCAGGCTCGGCGGGAGGCTGGTCGGAAGGGTTGCGGCGGCACTCACTGTGGGTGCGGTGCGGATGCCTGATCAGGCTGGCGGGGGCGAGAGCAAAAATTCTGGTGCCCGCGGTGACTCGGATCGGCGCGCGGTTGTGGACATGAAATACCGTCGGCCGCCAGCGCGGCCCGGGATACACACCAACGAACTGCGTCCCCTGCGAGGCCATCAACACCCGCGCGAAGCCGTAGGAAGCTTCTAGAAGCGCACAAACAAACCGCACCAACCGTGCCAGTCGCACCCAGCCGCTCACCCCACCCGCGTTACGTAAGCGCCCGCCCGAGCCGCCGCCGCAGCGGCCGCCGCCGCGCGCTCGGCGCTCGCTGCGTCCAAGGGGTCGCCGCTGACCAGGAAGCGGTAGTACAGGGGGGCTGAGACGGCACGGATGACTTCGGCTGGGTCGGTGCCCTCGGGGACTTCGCCTCGGGCTGTGGCTTGTTCCACGCAGGGAGCCCATTCGGTGATGCGGGTGGCGTAGAAGCGGTGGAGGGCGGTGGCGGTGGCGGGGTGGCCGGCGGCGGCGGTGACGACGGCTTTGAACAGGGCGCCGGAGCGGGGGTCGGTGAGGGTTTTGTGGACCAGGCGGGCGTTGGCTCGGAGGTCGCCGTCGAGGGTGCCCGTCTCGGTGCGGGGGAGGGATTGCTCGGCCATGTCCAGGAGGAGGTCCGCCACGAGGGCGGCGGGGGTGCCCCAGCGGCGGTAGACGGTGGTCTTGCCGATGTCGGCGCGGCGGGCGATGTCGGCGAGGTCCAGGGCGTCGAAGCCGGTTTCGATCAGGGCGTCCTCGGCGGCGCGGAGGGCGGCGGCGCGGGTGCGGGCGGTGCGGCCGCCGGGGCGGACTGTGCCGGGGGGTGAGGGCTCCTCGGGCATGGGGACTCCAGTTCCAGTGATGCGCTGCCTTGGTGGGGCAGTTTAACGGAACCGGGGCACCGTTAGGGAGCCGGGGAGTCGGGGCACCGTCAGGGAGCCAGCCAGGCGGGTGTCAGTGTACTGGCGGTCGTTCGCCGGACCCGCGCGCGATCAGCGACACCGGGACCGTGACCGTCTCCAGCGGACGTTCCGGCGCCGCCAGACGCGCGGTCATCAGGTTCAGGGCGGCGTGCGCCATCGCCATGCTGTCCTGGGAGATCACCGTCACCGGCGGGTCGAGCAGGCTCGCCAGCGGGAAGTCGTCGAAGCCGACCAGCGCGGGGCGGCGTTCCGGCGGTACCTCGGCGGCGAGGTAGGTCAGGACCGCGAAGGTCGTCGTGACGTTCCCCGTGACCAGCGCGGTCGCCGCCGTCTCCGCCGAGAGCACCGCGCGCATCGCCACGTCGATGCGGTGCTGCACGGTCTCGCCGGTGTGCACCAGCCCGGTCACCGCGCGGCCGTCGGCGCTCAGACACGCCCGGAACGCCGCCGCGCGCGCCCGGCCGGTGAAGATCCGCTCGTGGTCGCCGATGTAGGCGATCCGGCTGTGGCCGTGGGCGGCGAGTTGGCGGTAGGCCATGTCGATGCCGGCGGCGTTGTCCGCCAGAACCGCGTCGGTCTCCGGTCCGGCGACCGGGCGGTCCACCGCGACCACCGCCAAGCCGGTGGCTATCTCGGGCGCCAGATACGAGTGATCCGGCCCGATCGGCTCCAGGACCACACCGTCGAACCCGCGCCGCGCCATCGACAGCACCACGGTGCGTTCGCGCTCGACATCGTCCGCCGTGGACGCGGCGAACACCGTCAGGCCGGAAGCGTAGGCGCCGCGCTCGAATTCGGCGAGCAGGGGGTTGCGGGCGGACATCTCACGGGCCGCCATGCCGATCGTGCGGCTGGTTCCGCGGCGCAATTGCTGGGCTTGTTCGTCGGGGCGGTAGCCGAGGGTGTCTATCGCCGTCTGGACCCGGCGGGCGAACTCCGGGCCGACCGTCGGATCCTGGTTGACCACGCGGGAGACCGTGCTCAGCGCCACGCCGGCCTCGCGAGCGACGTCCACCATCGTCGGGCGTCTGGACCGCCGCCCTGAAGCCTTGGTCATGGAATATCCGTTCCACGGGCTGTCGTGACCTGATCGAGACATTCACAGGGCTTGACGATGCCCCGGGCCCCGCGCCTAGATTAACGCGAAAATAACGTTTTCTCAAAGCACGGCGTCTCCCCGTCCCCTCCCTCCACCGTGCGCCCTCGCGGCGGACACCATGTCCCGAAGGAGTCAGGATGTTGTCCACGGGTCTCCGTATCGCCTGCGCCTGCGCGGCTTCCGCGCTCGCCCTGACCGCCTGCTCGTCGTCGTCCTCAAGCGGCGGCGGCAGCGGCGGTAAAACGCTCAAGGTCGCCTACGTCAAGTTCGGCAACGAGATCCAGGTCGACGCGCACATGCAGAAGGTGAAGGCGCAGTTCGAGGCCGCGCATCCGGGGGTCACGGTCAAGCTGGACCCGATCGCCGCGGCCGAGAACGACTACTACACTAAGATCGACCTGATGATGGGCTCCGGTTCGACCGCGCCCGACGTGGTCTACGAGGACACCTTCCTCATCAACTCCGACATCAAGGCCGGCTACCTCGCCCCGCTCGACTCCTACCTGGCGAGCTGGAGCGACTGGTCGCAGTTCCCGGACACGGCCAAGTCCGCCGCGCGCGGCATCGACGGCAAGACCTACGGCGTCCCGATGGGCACCGACACCCGCGCGCTGTACTACAACAAGGCGATGCTGACCAAGGCCGGCGTCGCGATGCCCTGGCAGCCCAAGTCGTGGCAGGACGTCCTCGCGGCCGCTAAAGCGGTCAAGGCCACCTCGCCCGGCGTGACGCCGCTGAACGTCTACGCCGGCAAACCCGACGGCGAGGGCAGCACCATGCAGGGCTTTGAGATGCTGCTGTACGGCACCAAGGACACCCTGTACGACAGCGCCAGCAAGAAGTGGACCGCCCCGAGCAAGGGCTTCACCGACTCCCTGCAGTTCCTCAAGGACGCCTACAGCGGCGGCCTGACCCTCCCGCCGCAGACGGAGCTGGACCCCAACATCCCCAACGTGGTCAGCGGCCAGATGCTCCCGCAGGGCAAGCTCGCCATCGACCTCGACGGCTCCTGGGTGACCGGTACTTGGGGCACCTCCGGAGCCAAGCCCTGGCCGCAGTGGAACACCGTGATCGGCGAGGCGGCGATGCCGACGCAGGACGGCTCCGGCAAGGGCACGATCAGCATGTCCGGCGGCTGGACGCTGTCGGTGACCGCGAAGTCGAAGAACAAGGATCTCGGGGCGCAGTTCGTCGAACTGGCGCTGAACAAGGAGAACTCCGCCTCTTACGACATAGCGGACAGCCAGATCGCGGTGCGCAACGACGTCGCCGCCGATCCCTCCTACCAGAGCACCAACCCGACCACCGCGTTCTTCACCGGCCTGGTCCCGGTCACGCAGTACCGGCCGGCGTACGCCGAGTACCCGAAGATCTCCGACGCGATCCAGGTGGCGATGGAAGCGGTGATCACCGGCCAGTCGTCCCCGGCGGACGCGATGAAGGCGTACACCGCCACGCTGAAGGGCATCGTCGGCTCCGACAACGTGGCGGCGGGCGCCAGCTGATGGCAGCCCGGGCACAACTGGTCGGCGAGGAACTCGCGGGCGCGGCGGGGCGGACCACCTCCCCCCGCCGCGCCCGCGGCGCCCGCACGACCCGGCACCTGCCGCTCGCGCCGGCGCTGATCATGCTCTTCCTGTTCTTCCTCGGCCCGGTGCTGTGGAGCGTCTACAGCTCGTTCACCAACGCCGCGCTCACCGGCGACGGCGCCCAGAATCCGCAGTGGGTCGGGCTGGAGAACTTCCGGCGGCTGTTCTCCGATCCCAACGTCACCAACGGGATCTGGCTCACCGTGGTCTTCGTGCTGGGCTCGGCGGTGATCGGCCAGAACCTGCTGGGGCTGACGATCGCGCTGCTGATGCGCGGCCGCAGCCGCTGGCTGCGCGGGACCGTCGGCGGGATCGTGGTCTCGGCGTGGGTGCTGCCGGAGGTCGTCAGCGCGCTGATCTGGTACGCGTTCCTCGGCCAGCACGGGACGCTGAACCAGATCATGAAAGCCTTCGGGATGAGCGGGCAGGACTGGCTCTACAGCAGCCCGATGCTCGCGGTGATCATCGCGAACGTCTGGCGCGGCACCGCGTTCTCGATGCTGGTGTACAACGCGGCGCTGGACGACGTGCCCGCCGACGTGCAGGAGGCGGCGGAGCTGGACGGCGCGACCGGCTGGCGGCGGCTGTGGAACGTGATCCTGCCGCTGATCCGGCCCTCCATCGTGACCAACCTGATGCTGATCACCTTGCAGACGCTGTCGGTGTTCACGCTGATCTACGTCATGACCGCCGGCGGTCCCGGCTTCGCCAGCTCCACGCTGCCGGTGCTGATGTACCAGCAGGCGTTCAAGTTCTCCGAGGTCGGCTACGGCACCGCGATCTCGTTGCTGCTGCTGGTGATCGGCGCGGTGTTCTCCTTCATCTATGTGCGCGTGCTGAAACCGGAGGCTTGAGATGGCGGGGATGGGGATCGACACACCGCGCCGCCGCGCCGCCGGACTGGTGTGCACGGGCATCCTGGTGCTGATCGCCGCGGCGTTCCTGGCGCCGCTGGTGTGGCTGGTGCTCTCGTGCTTCGACAGCTCCGCGCAGACGTCGGTGAAGCTGCCGGAGCATCCGAGCGTCGACAACTTCCGCGCCGTGATGACCACCGACCTGGCGTGGCGGCCGCTGTGGAACGGGCTGCTGCTGTGCGGCGGGTCGGCGCTGATCACGGTGGTCGTCGCGACGTTGGCGGCGTATCCGCTGTCGCGGTACCAGTCGCGCTTCCGCAAGCCGTTCCTGTACACGGTGCTGTTCGCGACCGGTCTGCCGATCACCGCGATCATGGTCCCGGTCTACGGGCTGTTCGTGCGGCTGCAGCTGATCGACTCGATGCCGGCGACCGCGGTGTTCCTGGCGACCACCTCGCTGCCGTTCGCGATCTGGCTGATCAAGGGCTTCATCGACAACGTGCCGATCAACCTGGAGGAGGCCTCCTGGGTGGACGGCGCGACGCCGATGGTCGCGCTGCGGCACATCGTGGTGCCGCTGATCGCGCCGGGGATGTCGGTGGTGCTGATCTTCACGTTCATCCAGGCGTGGGGCAACTTCTTCGTGCCCTTCATCCTGCTGCAGAGCCCTGAGAAGCTGCCGGC
This window harbors:
- the boxC gene encoding 2,3-epoxybenzoyl-CoA dihydrolase is translated as MTGGEVDIATDIDIDFDTAPDQYRHWTLQIDGAVATLRLAVAEDGGLLPGYALKLNSYDLGVDIELYDAVQRLRFEHPEVRAVVMTGGLERMFCAGANIRMLAQSSHAWKVNFCKFTNETRCGIEDATAHSGQTWIAAVNGPAAGGGYELALACEHIVLVDDGSTTVSLPEVALLGVLPGTGGLTRLTDKRHVRRDRADVFATKTEGFRGATALEWGLVDAVAPPARFSAEVARVADDAARRSRRARVGMGVGVGVASAVGPEKGVMLTPLARVVDEDSLTYPYLAVEIDRSARRADFTLLGPSDAPPADVHAQGPDYWPLALTRALDDAILRLRTNEPEIGTWVVRTRGSIDAVAAYDAQLTTLADDWFVNEVRHYYKRTLKRLDMTSRSLVAVIDPGSCFVGLLLETALAADRQYMLDGVYEDVDPDAAPAALVVTASNLAAWPMANGLSRLATRFSGHEGGLEAAAHVGERLNADAAVEFGLVTYALDDLDFEDELRLALQERAALSPDALTGMEANLRFPGPETMETKIFGRLTAWQNWVFVRPNASGADGALSRYGSGVVAEFDHRRV
- a CDS encoding carbohydrate ABC transporter permease translates to MAARAQLVGEELAGAAGRTTSPRRARGARTTRHLPLAPALIMLFLFFLGPVLWSVYSSFTNAALTGDGAQNPQWVGLENFRRLFSDPNVTNGIWLTVVFVLGSAVIGQNLLGLTIALLMRGRSRWLRGTVGGIVVSAWVLPEVVSALIWYAFLGQHGTLNQIMKAFGMSGQDWLYSSPMLAVIIANVWRGTAFSMLVYNAALDDVPADVQEAAELDGATGWRRLWNVILPLIRPSIVTNLMLITLQTLSVFTLIYVMTAGGPGFASSTLPVLMYQQAFKFSEVGYGTAISLLLLVIGAVFSFIYVRVLKPEA
- a CDS encoding extracellular solute-binding protein, with amino-acid sequence MLSTGLRIACACAASALALTACSSSSSSGGGSGGKTLKVAYVKFGNEIQVDAHMQKVKAQFEAAHPGVTVKLDPIAAAENDYYTKIDLMMGSGSTAPDVVYEDTFLINSDIKAGYLAPLDSYLASWSDWSQFPDTAKSAARGIDGKTYGVPMGTDTRALYYNKAMLTKAGVAMPWQPKSWQDVLAAAKAVKATSPGVTPLNVYAGKPDGEGSTMQGFEMLLYGTKDTLYDSASKKWTAPSKGFTDSLQFLKDAYSGGLTLPPQTELDPNIPNVVSGQMLPQGKLAIDLDGSWVTGTWGTSGAKPWPQWNTVIGEAAMPTQDGSGKGTISMSGGWTLSVTAKSKNKDLGAQFVELALNKENSASYDIADSQIAVRNDVAADPSYQSTNPTTAFFTGLVPVTQYRPAYAEYPKISDAIQVAMEAVITGQSSPADAMKAYTATLKGIVGSDNVAAGAS
- a CDS encoding PaaX family transcriptional regulator, whose amino-acid sequence is MEGSEASPRVTRRRETTTFSARSLLMTLLGEYVLPHERPTWTSTIIEALSADGVEEKAARQALARTSAEGWITTERVSRRVRWSLTPEGRQLLTEGAERIFSFGRTTPAWDGRWLMLLVTVPETRRDLRHRLRTRLTWAGFGTADPGVWINPDPAREDEAREVLRDLDLDQGAMSFTAAHGSIGSLAAMVARAWDLSTLEAEYEAFVSAFGALTPDTDAATLRTQTRLVHEWRRFPFLDPRLPRELLPADWTGAKAVEVFHARHAEWHEKAQREWAALNGE
- a CDS encoding carbohydrate ABC transporter permease; protein product: MAGMGIDTPRRRAAGLVCTGILVLIAAAFLAPLVWLVLSCFDSSAQTSVKLPEHPSVDNFRAVMTTDLAWRPLWNGLLLCGGSALITVVVATLAAYPLSRYQSRFRKPFLYTVLFATGLPITAIMVPVYGLFVRLQLIDSMPATAVFLATTSLPFAIWLIKGFIDNVPINLEEASWVDGATPMVALRHIVVPLIAPGMSVVLIFTFIQAWGNFFVPFILLQSPEKLPASVTVFTFFGQYGAVAYGQLAAYSVLYSMPVVVLYLIVSRAMGGAFRFAGAAKG
- a CDS encoding APC family permease: MTEILTRTASAPAPGKPALARSLGLVGAVLLTLSCLTPASSLFVIVPGLFATQGTGTALTLAIAGVLCVGVAFCYSELGTLIPSAGGEYAMVGSLLGRVSGWLTFFLAGVAAFIIPPIIAIGTGEYLHAAIPALPASGAYSGAFVMAVSTIMGVFDLRANAWITGVFLVLEVIAAGVVAVLGFAHTHQGAGVLIHPVVSDGQHTGALPFGTVMVGLAVALFALQGFATAVYLSEEIQEPRRNVSRAVLWTLGLGAVVVIVPTVAITVGAGSADALTGANFDLIGMVKGWSDSAVGAFVALCVAAAIVNAAIVMVIQNSRILFASARDKAWPEPVNRALGTVSGRFGAPWVATLAVGAPGTALCFAPVDTLNGITGVAVTGLYLIVAVAALVGRRGAHRAKSAWRMPWWPAVPILVVGSLVGVLFELWRTQPSDLYWTLGATAAAALYWVLYLRPRAATRWLIDADPGR
- a CDS encoding PucR family transcriptional regulator, with the protein product MADDDQVDAGAEALAARMLERTEEFAAAVTARITALVPVYAERVSPADLRRSVVSHFRVIFDGLLDPALDGNAPADLAGRARAAEGVPMSAVFEAYQISLAYIWEHLAEAAERDEVAPRVALRAASALWRRLSGFTDVMADSYRAELSARIRSEEQRRSALIQALLEGHLSEPQVWEAADALRLPHQGPYVVIAARVAGAGEHGLTRGMEEGLQRQSITSAWRLLHDVEIGLASLPRPADQLDVLIEALAAGSVGRVGISPLYDDLTGTSQALRLARIALRGAASPGKVVVFGRDSLSVAAASAPDVMARLSRAIFAGLDTMPAEDRAILLDTFGAWLDHGGSADEAARKLYVHPNTVRYRLRRLEERTGRTLSDPRHVAELSLAFEVDRGRVALLAEGDGESRSGGR
- a CDS encoding LacI family DNA-binding transcriptional regulator, which translates into the protein MTKASGRRSRRPTMVDVAREAGVALSTVSRVVNQDPTVGPEFARRVQTAIDTLGYRPDEQAQQLRRGTSRTIGMAAREMSARNPLLAEFERGAYASGLTVFAASTADDVERERTVVLSMARRGFDGVVLEPIGPDHSYLAPEIATGLAVVAVDRPVAGPETDAVLADNAAGIDMAYRQLAAHGHSRIAYIGDHERIFTGRARAAAFRACLSADGRAVTGLVHTGETVQHRIDVAMRAVLSAETAATALVTGNVTTTFAVLTYLAAEVPPERRPALVGFDDFPLASLLDPPVTVISQDSMAMAHAALNLMTARLAAPERPLETVTVPVSLIARGSGERPPVH
- a CDS encoding TetR/AcrR family transcriptional regulator; this translates as MPEEPSPPGTVRPGGRTARTRAAALRAAEDALIETGFDALDLADIARRADIGKTTVYRRWGTPAALVADLLLDMAEQSLPRTETGTLDGDLRANARLVHKTLTDPRSGALFKAVVTAAAGHPATATALHRFYATRITEWAPCVEQATARGEVPEGTDPAEVIRAVSAPLYYRFLVSGDPLDAASAERAAAAAAAAARAGAYVTRVG